The Faecalibacter sp. LW9 genome has a segment encoding these proteins:
- a CDS encoding TolC family protein, producing the protein MLVNAPKLFIIPLLFIGWNTVQAQEVWTLKQCIDTAQIYNKTLQINRNHISISEQREKEAKANLIPKVTANADYKYFMELPTQLMPMNALNPQAPEGQFRDLQFGVPHNINANVQLALPLYNPQVYGAIENTKIANELTHLQFQKSEEQVLYDITTLYYNAQILKHQLDFLESNLINTQKLLKNMELLKEQLLAKGTDVSKVKLQADQLNTQKENVRNKYISILNALKLNIGIPLEQNMTVVSEIEQQILTENNVENILDLKIIQTQNKLLNSELNTLNKSRFMPSLNLIASYGTTGFGYDKTPNDFLKFYPIGFAGLQLTYPLFNGTVTQRKINQKQLEISNNELQAQLIGDKNKMEIENATRQRNTAQQTVINTENQIALAQSIYEQTILQQKQGTATLTDVLLADNALREAQQNYLSAVVDYLKADLELKKLTGTIKN; encoded by the coding sequence ATGTTAGTAAACGCTCCCAAACTATTTATTATTCCGTTGCTATTTATCGGGTGGAATACCGTTCAGGCACAGGAAGTCTGGACACTGAAACAATGTATTGATACGGCACAGATCTATAACAAAACCCTGCAAATCAACCGAAACCATATCAGTATTAGCGAACAAAGGGAAAAAGAAGCAAAAGCCAATCTTATTCCGAAAGTTACAGCCAATGCCGATTACAAATATTTTATGGAATTGCCTACGCAACTAATGCCGATGAATGCACTCAATCCGCAAGCACCGGAGGGACAATTCAGGGATTTACAATTTGGTGTTCCGCACAACATCAATGCAAATGTGCAATTGGCACTGCCTTTGTATAATCCGCAGGTTTATGGAGCAATTGAGAATACAAAAATTGCGAATGAACTGACACATCTTCAATTTCAAAAATCGGAAGAACAGGTTTTATACGACATAACTACGCTGTATTACAATGCTCAAATTCTAAAACATCAATTGGATTTTTTGGAAAGCAATCTGATAAATACCCAAAAGCTCTTAAAGAATATGGAACTGTTGAAAGAACAGTTATTGGCAAAGGGAACAGATGTGAGCAAAGTAAAATTACAAGCCGACCAGTTAAATACCCAAAAGGAAAACGTTCGCAACAAATACATTTCAATTCTGAATGCACTGAAACTGAATATCGGTATTCCATTGGAGCAAAATATGACCGTTGTTTCTGAAATCGAACAACAAATCTTAACTGAAAATAATGTAGAAAACATATTGGATTTGAAGATTATTCAGACACAAAATAAACTATTGAATAGTGAATTGAATACGCTGAACAAATCACGGTTTATGCCCTCACTGAATTTGATTGCTTCCTACGGAACAACAGGTTTTGGCTACGATAAAACACCAAACGATTTTCTGAAATTCTATCCCATAGGCTTTGCAGGTTTGCAACTGACTTACCCGCTTTTCAACGGAACGGTTACACAACGAAAAATCAATCAAAAGCAATTAGAAATCAGCAATAACGAGTTACAGGCTCAACTGATTGGCGATAAAAACAAAATGGAAATTGAAAATGCAACCCGACAGCGAAATACAGCACAGCAAACGGTTATCAATACCGAAAATCAAATCGCTTTGGCTCAATCCATTTATGAGCAAACCATTTTACAACAAAAACAAGGTACGGCAACGCTTACAGATGTTTTATTGGCTGATAATGCACTTCGTGAAGCACAGCAAAATTACTTGTCGGCAGTTGTAGATTATCTGAAAGCAGATTTGGAACTTAAAAAGCTGACAGGAACAATTAAGAATTAA
- a CDS encoding cupin domain-containing protein, producing MAAFEKETVFSLEDTIEYTDGGVISKQLTKSKAGNLTLFSFDKEQGLSEHKTSYDAIVQILDGEAEITINGKSFYLSKGQSIIMPANVPHSLKAIERFKMLLTMIRQE from the coding sequence ATGGCAGCATTTGAAAAAGAAACCGTATTCTCATTGGAAGATACGATTGAATACACAGACGGAGGTGTAATTAGCAAACAGCTTACAAAAAGTAAAGCAGGAAATCTAACGCTTTTCTCGTTTGATAAAGAACAAGGTCTTTCGGAGCATAAAACTTCTTATGATGCGATTGTCCAAATTTTGGACGGTGAAGCAGAAATAACCATCAATGGAAAATCCTTTTATTTGAGCAAAGGACAGTCTATCATTATGCCTGCGAACGTTCCACATTCCTTGAAAGCTATCGAACGCTTTAAAATGTTGTTGACGATGATACGACAGGAATAA
- a CDS encoding efflux RND transporter periplasmic adaptor subunit, which translates to MNWKKIIGIIALIAVIALVFFKLKSNKETTESKVYQYDKEQPISVSADTIRLQTIDDINAYTGTFEPNKETKISADIQGKINAVLVDVGSNVSKGQTLIQLDNSLLKLQLQTVEVQIEGFEDDVKRYTILTEADAVQGVQLEKAKLGLKIAKVQKATLLEQISKTTIKAPFNGVVTAKLNEVGGFAAPGIPLLQITDISTLRFTVNVPENDLVQFQNNKTYKISADAYPDISLSAKVKMIGSKANMGNSFPVQFQVANTKNLTIKSGMFGKVNLSDIKQEQGILIPTSAIMEENGKAKVYLIKNGKAVLQTITISKNIGNKTLVSGGLNENDAIVINGFINLFDGANITTK; encoded by the coding sequence ATGAATTGGAAAAAAATAATCGGGATAATTGCTTTGATTGCGGTAATAGCACTTGTGTTTTTTAAACTGAAAAGCAACAAAGAAACCACCGAAAGCAAGGTATATCAGTACGACAAAGAACAACCGATTTCCGTAAGTGCGGACACTATTCGTTTGCAGACTATTGATGATATAAATGCTTATACGGGCACATTTGAGCCGAACAAAGAAACCAAAATCAGTGCGGATATACAGGGGAAAATCAATGCAGTTTTGGTAGATGTAGGAAGCAATGTAAGCAAAGGACAAACACTTATTCAGTTGGATAATTCATTGTTGAAATTACAACTGCAAACGGTTGAAGTGCAGATTGAGGGTTTTGAAGATGATGTAAAACGCTATACGATTTTAACGGAAGCTGATGCCGTTCAGGGTGTGCAATTGGAAAAGGCAAAATTGGGATTGAAAATTGCAAAAGTTCAGAAAGCTACTTTGTTAGAGCAAATCAGTAAAACTACCATAAAAGCACCTTTTAACGGTGTAGTAACTGCCAAACTCAATGAGGTGGGCGGTTTTGCAGCACCGGGCATTCCGTTGCTTCAAATCACGGACATAAGCACTTTACGCTTTACGGTCAATGTTCCCGAAAATGATTTGGTGCAGTTTCAAAACAATAAAACTTACAAAATCAGTGCTGATGCTTATCCCGACATTTCCCTTTCGGCTAAAGTAAAAATGATAGGGAGCAAAGCCAATATGGGCAATAGTTTTCCTGTACAGTTTCAGGTTGCTAATACAAAAAACTTAACCATAAAATCGGGAATGTTCGGCAAAGTAAATCTTTCTGACATCAAACAAGAGCAAGGTATTCTTATTCCGACATCTGCCATTATGGAAGAAAACGGAAAAGCAAAAGTGTATCTGATAAAAAACGGAAAAGCTGTTTTGCAAACGATAACCATATCAAAAAATATCGGCAATAAAACGCTTGTGTCAGGTGGATTAAATGAAAACGATGCCATTGTTATCAATGGTTTTATCAACCTGTTTGACGGAGCGAATATTACGACTAAATAA